A single window of Pectobacterium parmentieri DNA harbors:
- the narJ gene encoding nitrate reductase molybdenum cofactor assembly chaperone: protein MISLRIIARLLDYPDSELWENRAELIEAVEQADALPLREGHQLMQFINTLCAEDLLDKQAEYSGLFDRGRATSLLLFEHVHGESRDRGQAMVDLMQQYHDAGLALDCRELPDYLPLYLEYLSRLEPAQSRAGLLDIAPILALIGARLQQRDSSYAVLFDLLLQLSGSDLQSDDVTQSVADEARDDTPQALDAVWEEEQIKFLGEEGCASAQQTQHQRRFAGAVVPQYLNLDATSAGGQR, encoded by the coding sequence ATGATTAGCCTGCGGATTATTGCCCGCCTGCTGGACTATCCCGATAGCGAGCTGTGGGAAAACAGGGCTGAGTTGATCGAAGCGGTAGAGCAGGCTGATGCCTTACCGTTGCGTGAAGGCCATCAACTGATGCAGTTTATTAACACGCTGTGTGCGGAAGACTTACTGGACAAACAGGCGGAGTATAGCGGCCTGTTTGACCGTGGTCGCGCGACATCGCTGCTGCTGTTCGAGCACGTTCACGGTGAGTCTCGTGACCGTGGTCAGGCGATGGTCGATCTCATGCAGCAATATCACGATGCCGGACTGGCGCTGGATTGCCGCGAGCTGCCGGACTATCTGCCTCTGTATCTTGAGTACCTTTCTCGTTTGGAACCCGCGCAGAGTCGTGCGGGTTTACTCGACATCGCGCCGATTCTGGCGTTGATTGGTGCGCGTTTGCAGCAGCGTGACAGCAGCTATGCCGTACTGTTCGATCTGTTGCTTCAACTTTCAGGCAGCGACCTGCAAAGTGACGACGTCACACAATCGGTGGCTGACGAAGCGCGTGACGACACACCGCAGGCGCTGGATGCCGTGTGGGAAGAGGAGCAGATTAAATTCCTCGGCGAAGAAGGCTGCGCATCGGCCCAACAAACGCAACACCAACGCCGCTTTGCTGGCGCGGTGGTGCCGCAATATCTGAATCTTGACGCTACATCTGCGGGGGGGCAACGTTAA